One region of Chitinophaga varians genomic DNA includes:
- a CDS encoding AAA family ATPase, with protein MATTKTPQFNYITYGTKVNAQQVERMLEHVTHQHFDNPQHAGKRRPTPICIWGLHGIGKTEMVRDFAQRKGYQFTYIAPAQFEEMGDLLGMPKISHHLDNAATQFVAPDWVPKQAGPGIFLIDDVNRADDRILRGIMQLLQNYELVSWRFPEGWIIILTANPDGGDYSVSTMDDAMLTRMMHVTMEFDVKTWARWAENAGIDPRGIDFILAYPEVVTGTRTTPRSLVQFFQSLETITDLRADLDLVKMLGDGCLDEATTTAFITFVNMDLDKLIAPEDILNAPNFQILEGQIKALVDGQTKRMDILSVIMTRLTNHLLNTKEELSDKAFANLKAFILLGFIPNDLRLAMAQDLVNATNKSLKKLYSIPEVAKLLLAKM; from the coding sequence ATGGCAACAACAAAAACACCGCAATTCAACTACATCACCTACGGAACAAAAGTCAATGCCCAACAGGTGGAGAGAATGCTCGAACATGTGACCCATCAGCATTTTGATAACCCCCAACATGCCGGCAAACGCAGGCCTACTCCCATTTGTATCTGGGGCCTGCACGGTATCGGCAAAACAGAAATGGTACGCGACTTCGCCCAGCGCAAAGGTTACCAGTTCACCTATATTGCCCCCGCACAATTTGAGGAAATGGGCGACCTGCTGGGGATGCCTAAAATATCTCACCACCTCGATAATGCCGCTACCCAGTTTGTGGCGCCCGACTGGGTACCCAAACAAGCCGGTCCCGGCATATTCCTGATAGACGACGTAAACCGCGCCGACGACCGCATTCTGCGGGGCATCATGCAACTGCTGCAGAACTATGAGCTGGTCAGCTGGCGTTTCCCCGAAGGATGGATCATTATACTCACCGCCAATCCTGATGGCGGCGACTATTCCGTTTCCACCATGGACGACGCCATGCTTACCCGTATGATGCACGTCACCATGGAGTTTGACGTAAAAACATGGGCGCGCTGGGCAGAAAATGCCGGCATCGATCCGCGTGGTATCGACTTCATTCTCGCCTATCCGGAAGTAGTTACCGGCACCCGTACCACGCCGCGCTCACTGGTACAGTTTTTCCAGTCGCTCGAAACTATTACCGACCTGCGTGCAGACCTCGACCTTGTGAAAATGCTGGGCGACGGCTGTCTGGACGAAGCCACCACCACCGCGTTCATCACCTTCGTGAACATGGACCTCGATAAACTTATCGCGCCGGAGGATATTCTGAACGCGCCTAATTTCCAGATATTGGAAGGACAGATCAAAGCATTGGTAGACGGCCAGACCAAACGCATGGACATCCTCTCCGTAATAATGACCAGGCTGACCAACCACCTGCTCAATACCAAAGAAGAACTCAGCGACAAAGCCTTCGCCAACCTCAAAGCCTTTATCTTACTGGGCTTTATCCCCAACGACCTGCGGCTGGCCATGGCGCAGGACCTGGTAAATGCCACCAACAAAAGCCTGAAAAAACTGTACAGTATACCCGAAGTAGCCAAACTGCTGCTCGCCAAAATGTAA
- a CDS encoding leucine-rich repeat domain-containing protein — translation MMQDLSKYIRYGNDKNLDIWDTNGEIDQLPDDIFLEYPNTEHVALHVKNMTTLPGSIYSLKQLKTLNISGTKIKALPEEFIQLQQLQSVRLSNGNMDLNKGLSLLAQLPDLRILDLDNWRGNAFPDNLFQLKQLTQLTLSNDKMKGNIPEVMALVAALPNLRELHITVTGDDYYQLLSPENMPLLDKLQKIDISYNGLWRSEPYKTPLCVATTHKVQIHYAFRESLPAFRLKVKDKTYNALQLQLLFGIYLKVIPAVNALLPNQLADAIAAQQHPNLHLLAKPKGESQKSINEKLEQYGIAVNNKQADNNTIVVIGTDTTMEDLMPLLDAGCLVITTDQLNEVLISKDDHWLLQDDNEAANTQLLRLFASNDPDNYQLAFEIIEAGGANKIIQTLLAVVMLAHPDKTIHKKAEKLYDKYGSQAFRQQVKNNKISLRVGGNVSAKLQRVVASQDVDEVMFRLMYQLVAGSNNNISKVRVSSFSMKGVANITLPPEIAFFTQITDWDFESCEGFNIDAAISIFAEMPNVKHLRLNSCHITIPGSIGTLTQLETLEIAHNTLAVEDSLQSLVHLKSLDATGIKLKNWDWLKSLKGLLGLKLSNNQLPAIPEAVFDMQQLALLEARNNKLTAVPQALMRLPKLDQLDFSNNQITDFPYFLGNRKLSWLLLRSNKISVVDMAQLSIAAKGEPISWGQLNLSRNQLTSFDMTGCRFAMRSLDISHNKLTELHPSIFVTALTDFYAHHNQISELPPIAANTRFDDFWVQNNQLTELPAHMAHIFIHNADFSNNQISHIHPDFNQHGADNYGRLFWKIKNNPLPKGKMGGMYI, via the coding sequence ATGATGCAAGACCTAAGTAAATATATCCGCTACGGAAACGATAAAAATCTGGATATATGGGATACGAACGGAGAAATAGACCAGCTCCCGGACGATATTTTCCTGGAATATCCCAACACTGAACATGTAGCGCTGCATGTTAAAAACATGACCACGCTGCCTGGCTCCATTTATTCCCTGAAACAGCTGAAAACACTGAATATTTCAGGTACCAAAATAAAGGCGTTGCCGGAGGAATTCATTCAATTACAACAGCTGCAAAGCGTCCGTCTCAGCAACGGCAATATGGACCTTAATAAAGGACTGTCGCTGCTGGCACAGCTGCCAGACCTTCGTATCCTGGACCTGGACAACTGGCGCGGCAATGCCTTTCCGGACAACCTGTTTCAGCTAAAACAGCTGACACAACTGACGCTGTCCAATGACAAAATGAAAGGAAATATTCCGGAAGTGATGGCCCTTGTAGCAGCGTTGCCCAACCTGCGTGAACTGCACATCACTGTCACCGGAGATGATTACTACCAGTTATTGTCCCCGGAAAATATGCCGCTGCTGGACAAACTGCAAAAGATAGACATCAGCTACAATGGTCTCTGGCGCTCGGAGCCTTATAAAACACCTTTATGTGTGGCCACCACCCATAAAGTACAGATACACTACGCTTTCCGGGAGAGTTTACCTGCCTTTCGCCTGAAGGTGAAAGACAAAACCTATAATGCGCTTCAGTTACAGCTGCTATTTGGTATATACCTGAAAGTGATACCTGCCGTAAATGCACTGCTGCCCAATCAACTGGCCGATGCTATCGCCGCCCAACAGCATCCTAATCTTCATTTGCTGGCCAAGCCCAAAGGAGAAAGCCAGAAATCCATCAATGAAAAGCTGGAGCAATATGGTATTGCTGTCAACAATAAACAGGCAGACAACAACACTATCGTGGTTATTGGCACAGACACCACCATGGAAGATTTGATGCCTTTGCTGGACGCCGGTTGCCTTGTTATCACCACCGACCAGCTCAATGAAGTGCTGATCAGCAAAGATGACCACTGGCTGCTGCAGGACGATAATGAAGCCGCCAATACGCAGCTGCTGCGCCTCTTCGCCTCCAACGACCCAGACAACTACCAGCTGGCATTTGAGATCATCGAAGCAGGTGGCGCCAACAAAATCATCCAGACATTGCTGGCCGTAGTGATGCTGGCCCATCCCGATAAAACGATCCATAAAAAAGCAGAGAAGCTGTATGACAAATACGGTTCACAGGCTTTCCGGCAACAGGTAAAAAACAATAAAATTTCTTTGCGTGTAGGCGGTAACGTGAGTGCCAAATTACAGCGGGTAGTGGCCAGCCAGGATGTAGACGAAGTGATGTTTCGTCTGATGTACCAGCTGGTGGCCGGTTCCAACAACAATATCAGCAAAGTGCGTGTAAGCTCTTTCAGCATGAAAGGCGTTGCCAACATTACGCTGCCGCCGGAAATAGCTTTCTTTACACAGATCACCGACTGGGATTTTGAAAGCTGTGAAGGCTTTAATATCGATGCGGCCATTTCCATCTTTGCGGAGATGCCCAATGTCAAGCACCTGCGGCTCAATAGCTGCCACATCACCATCCCGGGCTCCATCGGTACGCTGACACAGCTGGAAACCCTGGAGATAGCCCACAATACGCTGGCGGTGGAAGATTCGCTGCAATCACTGGTACACCTGAAATCACTGGACGCTACCGGCATAAAGCTGAAAAACTGGGATTGGTTAAAGTCGCTGAAAGGCCTCTTAGGGCTTAAGCTAAGCAACAATCAGCTGCCAGCCATTCCGGAAGCGGTGTTTGACATGCAGCAACTGGCCCTGCTGGAAGCCCGCAACAACAAGCTGACAGCCGTTCCCCAGGCTTTGATGCGTTTACCGAAGCTGGACCAGCTGGATTTCAGTAACAACCAGATCACCGACTTCCCTTATTTCCTCGGCAACCGCAAGTTGTCCTGGCTACTGTTACGTTCCAATAAAATATCAGTGGTTGATATGGCTCAATTGTCAATTGCAGCGAAAGGAGAACCGATATCATGGGGCCAGCTGAACCTGTCCCGCAACCAACTGACCTCCTTTGACATGACAGGCTGCAGGTTTGCCATGCGTTCACTGGATATCTCTCATAATAAGCTAACAGAACTACATCCGTCTATATTTGTAACGGCGCTGACCGATTTTTATGCTCATCACAACCAGATTAGCGAACTGCCGCCAATAGCCGCTAATACCCGTTTTGATGATTTCTGGGTGCAGAATAATCAGCTGACTGAACTGCCGGCACATATGGCACACATCTTCATCCATAATGCTGATTTCAGTAACAACCAGATCAGCCACATTCACCCTGACTTTAACCAACATGGCGCTGACAACTATGGCCGGTTATTCTGGAAAATAAAAAACAATCCGCTTCCTAAAGGCAAGATGGGCGGTATGTACATCTAA
- a CDS encoding VWA-like domain-containing protein: protein MDHRRILEEVTRTSIELLMQEPFYSHFFAAINKEVTSPDSDIQTMAVGLRERGHTLYINPTFWDHFFTDKRHRYGVVKHEVLHIVFKHTLVHEPTADRLLVNIAMDIVVNQYIDRAHLPVESVFMEGFPELQFEKDQTWRYYYEKLVHLRDNIDTIYKDTECARMLCAISEASHGMDRHRQWREIFERSQLEKELTSLEIDNLIGIARNRTNQKGYGKLPASLRSYLDTILLKSKPLVDWRRVIKIFSESSSKTKVRSTLKRPSKRFGTNPGIKIRKQKKLLIAVDTSGSIDREELSTFFNEVHHIWRQGAEIQVLECDATVQRVYAYKGVPPEFIMGRGGTDFNPPIEYGNDNFRPDGLIYFTDGVAPAPTVTARFPLLWVISHGGIAGDSEEFRALPGRKAKLISS, encoded by the coding sequence ATGGACCATAGAAGAATATTGGAAGAAGTTACCCGGACCAGCATAGAACTATTGATGCAGGAGCCTTTCTATTCCCATTTTTTTGCTGCCATCAATAAGGAAGTCACCAGTCCCGATTCCGACATTCAGACCATGGCCGTAGGCCTGCGCGAGCGGGGCCACACCCTCTATATCAACCCGACATTCTGGGACCACTTTTTTACGGATAAACGTCACCGTTATGGTGTGGTAAAACACGAAGTATTGCACATCGTTTTTAAGCATACGCTGGTGCATGAACCAACGGCCGACCGCCTGCTGGTCAACATCGCGATGGACATTGTGGTCAACCAGTACATCGACCGTGCGCACCTGCCGGTGGAATCGGTGTTCATGGAGGGTTTTCCGGAATTGCAGTTTGAAAAAGACCAGACCTGGCGCTACTACTACGAGAAACTGGTACACCTGCGCGACAATATAGACACCATCTACAAAGACACCGAATGCGCGCGCATGTTGTGCGCTATCTCCGAAGCGTCGCATGGTATGGACCGGCACCGCCAGTGGAGAGAGATCTTTGAACGCAGCCAGCTTGAAAAAGAACTGACCAGCCTGGAAATAGACAACCTGATTGGCATCGCGCGCAACAGGACCAACCAAAAAGGATATGGCAAATTACCGGCCTCACTGAGGTCTTACCTGGATACTATATTACTGAAAAGCAAACCATTGGTAGACTGGCGCCGGGTGATCAAAATCTTTTCTGAAAGCAGCAGCAAAACGAAAGTACGCAGCACGCTCAAACGCCCGTCCAAACGCTTTGGCACCAATCCCGGCATCAAAATACGAAAACAGAAAAAACTGCTGATAGCGGTAGATACTTCCGGCAGTATTGACAGGGAAGAGCTTTCTACCTTCTTTAATGAAGTGCATCATATCTGGCGGCAGGGCGCTGAAATACAGGTGCTCGAGTGCGACGCTACCGTACAGCGCGTGTATGCCTACAAGGGCGTGCCACCGGAATTTATCATGGGCCGCGGTGGCACCGATTTTAATCCGCCGATCGAATACGGCAATGATAATTTCCGTCCCGACGGATTGATCTACTTTACCGATGGCGTTGCCCCCGCACCCACTGTCACGGCCCGTTTCCCGCTGTTGTGGGTGATCAGCCACGGTGGCATCGCAGGCGATTCTGAAGAATTCCGGGCACTCCCGGGCAGAAAAGCCAAATTAATATCATCCTGA
- a CDS encoding AI-2E family transporter, giving the protein MSTRIPSTSRRIIETIIVLLLLLGLMYALYDVLKVFFGVFTFAIIFSVSLFNLYEKGVVWLGGRRKLVAVIYSLLLVAVVALPFAYAVSTVNDHLKEIGYWLETARDEGIPDLPVWITNLPLVGKEAAQFWHELQLRPRETASIYERQIMHSIHHVVTTGVGILGMALQVVLGIVVSAIFLVSGDRLMRPVRATMTHMFGDKDGYALLAATAQAVKGVSIGVMGTALAAAVVSWIGFTIAGIPFALALAAIVYFLVLIQVGPLWVWIPLVIWMAMQGNTGWAIFLAIYGAGVLLLDGVLKPVLIAKSGKLPFLVLFLGVIGGMIAWGFTGMFKGAIILAVFYTVFNSWLEKTKYYAPKE; this is encoded by the coding sequence ATGAGCACCCGTATTCCATCCACCTCCCGGAGGATCATAGAAACGATCATTGTGCTGCTGCTACTGCTGGGGCTCATGTATGCCTTGTATGATGTGCTGAAAGTGTTTTTCGGTGTCTTTACCTTTGCCATTATATTCTCGGTATCGCTGTTCAACCTCTACGAAAAAGGCGTTGTGTGGCTGGGTGGCCGGCGTAAGCTGGTGGCCGTTATATATTCGCTGCTGCTGGTGGCTGTGGTGGCGTTGCCTTTCGCCTATGCGGTCTCCACGGTCAATGATCATCTGAAAGAAATCGGCTACTGGCTGGAAACAGCCAGGGACGAAGGTATTCCGGACCTCCCGGTGTGGATCACCAATCTGCCGCTGGTAGGAAAGGAGGCGGCGCAGTTCTGGCATGAATTGCAACTGCGGCCGCGGGAGACGGCCAGTATCTACGAACGGCAGATCATGCATAGCATTCATCATGTAGTGACCACGGGAGTGGGTATATTGGGAATGGCCTTGCAGGTGGTGCTGGGGATTGTGGTCTCCGCTATTTTCCTGGTCAGCGGCGACCGGCTGATGCGGCCGGTACGCGCTACTATGACCCATATGTTTGGCGACAAAGACGGTTATGCCCTGCTGGCAGCCACCGCACAGGCGGTGAAAGGTGTTTCCATCGGAGTGATGGGCACCGCGCTGGCCGCTGCCGTGGTATCATGGATAGGCTTCACTATAGCTGGTATCCCGTTCGCCCTGGCGCTGGCGGCCATCGTGTATTTCCTGGTGCTGATACAGGTAGGACCGTTATGGGTGTGGATACCCCTTGTTATCTGGATGGCCATGCAGGGAAACACAGGATGGGCCATCTTCCTGGCGATTTACGGCGCCGGCGTACTGCTGCTGGACGGCGTATTAAAACCGGTGCTCATTGCAAAAAGCGGAAAACTTCCGTTTCTTGTGCTTTTCCTCGGAGTTATCGGTGGTATGATCGCGTGGGGATTTACCGGCATGTTCAAAGGCGCCATTATCCTGGCGGTGTTCTATACTGTCTTTAATTCCTGGCTGGAAAAAACGAAATACTATGCACCTAAAGAATAA
- a CDS encoding PQQ-binding-like beta-propeller repeat protein, with protein sequence MKQFFLLSTLTVLTLCRTVTMAQNAFKFALMTDIHVGSDHAAEDVQRSVADINQNPSIAFVIISGDITEFGADEELKLAKRLLDSLNKPWYIIPGNHDTKWSESGGNTFRRVFGNETFSFKHGGYWFIGTNCGPNMRMGPGQVPRENVVWLDNLLKTKDTTTPIIYINHYPQNADLNNWYEALDRLKQHNVQLVLCGHGHTNKTYDFENIPGVMCRSNLRAKDSIGGYNIITVANNQATFEERTPLIGKNRQWTVQPLKSHHARYDTAPFERPSFAMNDSFPGVKALWTFQDNSDIGSGMAVVKDLVISTNTAGEVYALQAANGKKKWTFKTGGKVYATPVVTGDNIVVASSDHYIYCIQASNGKQRWRFETGKPVVASAEVANGIAYVGASDGHFRAINVATGKLVWEFSGVNGFVEDKPLVYQGNVYFGSWGNDFYALDAATGALKWKWNNGASNRMFSPAACYPVGAQGKVFIVAPDRYMTAFDSQTGSVIWRKTVPGVRMRESIGLAADSSQTFIKTMDGNLYGVSATADTMQLLWKSPIEMGYELDPAAAIERDGVIFTPTHSGVVYAVNRKDYTLLWKHKLSNCLVNAVLPIGNRKVLVSTMDGKLACIGY encoded by the coding sequence ATGAAACAATTTTTCCTGCTGAGCACCCTGACAGTGTTGACACTATGCCGGACAGTGACAATGGCCCAAAACGCGTTCAAATTTGCGCTGATGACAGACATCCACGTGGGCAGCGATCATGCTGCTGAAGACGTACAGCGCAGCGTGGCCGACATCAATCAAAACCCTTCCATCGCTTTTGTGATCATCTCCGGAGACATTACCGAATTTGGCGCTGATGAAGAACTAAAACTGGCCAAACGGCTGCTGGACAGCCTCAACAAGCCCTGGTACATCATTCCCGGCAACCATGATACCAAATGGTCTGAAAGCGGCGGCAATACCTTCCGCCGCGTATTCGGCAACGAAACGTTTTCGTTTAAGCATGGCGGCTATTGGTTCATCGGTACCAACTGCGGTCCCAATATGCGCATGGGCCCCGGACAGGTGCCCCGCGAAAATGTGGTGTGGCTCGATAACTTGCTGAAAACAAAAGATACCACCACGCCCATTATTTATATCAACCACTACCCGCAAAACGCTGACCTCAACAACTGGTACGAAGCCCTCGACCGGCTGAAGCAGCACAACGTTCAGCTGGTCCTCTGTGGCCACGGCCATACCAACAAAACATACGACTTCGAAAATATCCCCGGCGTAATGTGCCGCTCCAACCTGCGCGCTAAAGACAGTATTGGTGGTTATAATATCATCACCGTGGCCAACAACCAGGCTACTTTCGAAGAAAGGACGCCACTGATCGGTAAAAACCGGCAATGGACGGTCCAACCGCTGAAAAGCCATCACGCCCGCTACGACACGGCCCCGTTTGAACGCCCGTCCTTCGCGATGAACGACTCATTCCCCGGCGTAAAAGCCCTCTGGACTTTCCAGGACAACAGCGATATCGGCTCCGGTATGGCCGTGGTGAAAGACCTGGTGATCTCTACCAATACGGCAGGCGAAGTTTATGCGCTGCAGGCTGCCAACGGAAAAAAGAAATGGACGTTCAAAACCGGCGGTAAAGTATATGCCACGCCGGTAGTAACCGGAGACAACATCGTGGTGGCTTCTTCCGACCATTATATCTATTGTATCCAGGCTTCCAACGGTAAACAACGGTGGCGTTTTGAAACCGGCAAACCAGTAGTGGCCAGTGCTGAGGTGGCTAACGGTATCGCCTATGTGGGCGCGTCCGACGGGCATTTCAGGGCCATCAACGTGGCAACGGGCAAACTGGTGTGGGAATTTTCCGGCGTGAACGGCTTCGTGGAAGACAAACCACTGGTATACCAGGGTAACGTGTACTTCGGCAGCTGGGGCAACGATTTTTATGCTCTCGACGCTGCTACCGGCGCACTGAAGTGGAAATGGAACAACGGCGCCTCCAACCGCATGTTTTCCCCTGCAGCCTGCTACCCGGTGGGCGCACAGGGCAAAGTATTCATCGTGGCGCCGGACCGCTACATGACGGCATTTGACAGTCAGACCGGCAGCGTTATCTGGCGTAAAACAGTGCCAGGTGTAAGAATGCGTGAATCCATCGGGCTGGCGGCAGACAGCAGCCAGACTTTCATCAAAACGATGGACGGCAACCTCTACGGGGTGTCTGCCACCGCCGATACCATGCAGCTGCTGTGGAAATCACCGATCGAGATGGGCTATGAACTGGACCCTGCGGCAGCAATAGAGCGCGATGGCGTCATCTTCACGCCTACGCATTCGGGCGTGGTGTACGCGGTTAACCGTAAAGACTATACGTTACTGTGGAAACATAAGCTGTCCAACTGCCTGGTAAACGCGGTACTGCCGATAGGCAACCGGAAAGTGCTGGTAAGCACCATGGACGGGAAACTGGCCTGTATAGGGTACTAA
- a CDS encoding S41 family peptidase, with amino-acid sequence MRKLFLLFLLSQSVTPVILAMPAGPQPTGDSLKIYNKVLSTKEMKEDLLLFRDIREKANSGLYRYRTKKQVDSIYNVAFKEIRKPLSTTEYFKIILRLTDFEGSCHNYTEVGKDLMDFYARQRGYFPYDLKYIEGKIIFNNQTKEIPAGSRVLSINGVPDTSLMQSFYKYFSADGFNTTQKWSGSVHRSFNYRYMIEYGVKDKFTVTFNPPYSKEVKTVTLPAVTLDARKENQKNRYSAGVDSLIDYNTQPKYSFRMIDQGTGLLSFRIFSMADGADDPRFPGYVRFIDSVFQALDKNAVPNLILDIRSNPGGSDPTFEQPMMYLTDHPFKENKSAYANFDRDTIPYMQYFWGVGTDTKWGPEQIKEGRKFLKGYLLPYKDGKSYQDSVHNPVYYPKQPAYKGHLYLLIDENTASAASHLASLVRAYARNTTIVGVETVGGYYCHNGHAGLVYELPHSKIKTKFSIMYVEQDAPVKPNQPEGRGIMPDYEVWQNYEDYMKQKDSQVAYVLRLISEKK; translated from the coding sequence ATGAGAAAATTGTTTTTATTGTTTTTGCTGTCACAATCGGTGACCCCGGTTATATTGGCCATGCCCGCAGGGCCGCAACCGACGGGCGACAGCCTGAAAATCTACAACAAAGTACTTAGTACCAAAGAGATGAAAGAGGACTTGCTGCTTTTCCGCGATATCCGCGAAAAGGCCAATTCCGGGTTATACCGCTACCGTACTAAAAAGCAGGTGGACAGTATTTACAACGTGGCTTTCAAAGAGATCAGGAAGCCGCTGAGCACCACTGAATACTTCAAGATAATACTGCGCCTGACCGATTTTGAGGGCAGCTGCCATAACTACACGGAAGTGGGAAAAGACCTGATGGACTTTTACGCCCGCCAACGCGGGTATTTCCCTTATGATCTGAAATATATTGAGGGAAAGATCATCTTCAACAATCAGACAAAAGAGATCCCGGCAGGTTCGCGTGTATTGAGCATTAACGGCGTGCCTGACACCTCCCTGATGCAGTCTTTCTACAAGTATTTTTCTGCTGATGGGTTTAACACCACACAGAAATGGAGCGGAAGCGTGCACCGGTCTTTCAATTACCGCTATATGATCGAGTATGGCGTGAAGGACAAGTTCACCGTTACGTTTAATCCACCCTACAGCAAAGAAGTGAAGACAGTCACCCTGCCGGCGGTAACATTGGACGCCCGGAAGGAAAACCAGAAGAACCGCTACAGCGCCGGTGTTGACAGTCTTATCGACTATAACACACAGCCCAAGTACAGTTTCCGGATGATAGACCAGGGCACCGGACTGCTCAGCTTCCGCATTTTCAGCATGGCTGACGGAGCCGATGACCCGAGGTTCCCGGGATACGTACGTTTTATTGACAGTGTGTTCCAGGCGCTGGATAAAAACGCCGTACCGAACCTGATCCTGGATATCCGGAGCAATCCAGGTGGCAGCGATCCCACCTTCGAGCAGCCCATGATGTACCTGACAGACCATCCCTTCAAAGAAAACAAATCGGCCTATGCTAATTTTGACCGGGACACCATTCCCTATATGCAGTATTTCTGGGGGGTAGGCACTGATACCAAATGGGGACCGGAACAAATAAAAGAGGGCAGAAAGTTCCTGAAAGGATATCTGCTGCCCTACAAAGACGGAAAAAGCTATCAGGACAGTGTCCACAACCCGGTTTATTATCCTAAACAACCGGCCTATAAAGGACATTTGTACCTGCTGATTGATGAAAACACCGCTTCTGCTGCGTCCCACCTGGCTTCATTGGTGAGGGCATATGCCAGAAATACCACCATTGTAGGCGTGGAAACCGTAGGCGGTTACTACTGCCACAACGGACATGCAGGTTTGGTATATGAACTGCCGCACTCTAAAATCAAGACGAAGTTTTCCATCATGTATGTGGAGCAGGATGCGCCCGTAAAACCCAACCAGCCGGAAGGAAGAGGGATCATGCCTGATTATGAGGTATGGCAGAACTATGAGGATTATATGAAACAGAAGGATAGCCAGGTCGCTTACGTGCTCCGGCTTATCAGCGAAAAGAAATAA